A stretch of DNA from Bacteroidales bacterium:
ACAGCATTGAATTCGCCGCTACTCAATAACAACGATATTACGGGAGCACGTCATATTCTGTTGAATATTACATCAGGGGTGGGAGATAACGAAGTCTCCATGGATGAATTGATCGAGATTACCGATTATGTAACACGTTCGGCAAAGAGTTCATTAATGATTTGGGGTGCCGGAAATGATGAGAATCTGGGAGATGCGGTTACTGTCACCATTGTTGCCACTAATTTCCCTGTAAATTGTTTTCCTGAACTGGAATTGACCGGTAAACCAAACAGGGAAAAGATACAGGTGCAGATCGGTGATCAGGCGGAACTTTCTTCCGGAAAAGAAGATTTTCAGACGAATACCCAGAGCTCATATATTATCAAGGATAAGTCGACAGTGACACAAACCAAAATAGACTGGGAAATACCGGGGACTCAGGTGACAGATACTGTGGAACGTGTTCGTTCTGCACCTTCTATTGTTGATGAAAATGCCAATATTGATGAGTTGGAGAATGTTCCTGCCTACATCCGGAAGAAGGTTAAAATTGATAATCAGGCTCCCGGTTCGGAAAATGAGGTATCAAAGTATACATTAAGCTCGGATGAAGAAACCAATACGGTACGACTCAGAGATAACAACTCTTATTTGTATGATGTGGTAGATTAGAGGTCGGCATGATGCCTGTTTTGTGACCTTTTTTCAATCATATAATGTACTTATTTACTTTAATGTGAATAGTATCTTACTCTTTGATATTTCATTTTTTATCAGAGGTGTTTAGATATATTTCACTTTTACTGATTAGTTCATTATTAATGAAGTTGATGTATCTGTTAAGATAAGATCCTTTGGAAACATTATTTCATTATAAATAATTAGTGTTATGGTTGAAATAATATGCAAATAAGAAGAATGATTACTGAGGATGTGGCTTTAATAACTTTCTATGAGTATCTCATCTTGAATCACTGCACGTTTTTTAGCCTCAAAACGTTCTTTGTCAGCATTGGCTAATTCCCAGATAAGGAGAAATGCCAGCCTGGTCCTTTTCCATGCTCCGTTAAAATCGATCAGCTCATAATCATCAGTCGGCTTGTGGTAATCTTTATGTTCACCGCTTGTAAACATGATAGAGGGGACTCCTTTTTGTGCGAAATTATATTGGTCGGAACGACTGAAATAACGTTGGATGTCACCTGGGGAAGTGTATGTATAGTCCAGGGTTAATCTTAATGAATTCTTATTGATCTCTTCTACCAATCCGGTCAGGTTTCCACTCATTGTTTTGTGGTTCACCAGATATACATAATTATTGTCTCTGGTTTCGTAGTCATACGATACTCTCCCTACCATATCGATATTTACGCAGGCTATTGTTTTTTCAAGCGGATATAAAGGATGTTCCGCATAATATTGGGATCCGTACAGCCCTTTTTCTTCGGCAGCGGGAAAAAGGATAATAACAGAACGCCGGGGGCCTTTTCCTTCTTTTTTGGCTTTGGCTAAAACGGAAGCTATTTCCAGTACGGACGATACACCGGAAGCATTGTCGTCAGCACCATTATATACCGTATTATAAGGTTTCCCATCATGATCATGGTGTGCGGAAATGACCACGTATTCATCTTTCAGATCACTTCCTTCGATGAATCCTATGACATTATTTGCTTTCGCATCCAGGTATCTATTGTTTCCGTTAAATATAACAGTCTTGTCTATTTTTACCGATGGCGGTGCACCTGTTTTTTCAACTTCATAAGCGATCTGCTTTACCGTTTTTCCTGTAGGTTCCAGGATTTTATTCGCTAATCTTTCATTGACGAATAATTCAGGGATGCTTTCTTTTTCATCGCGAAATAGAATTTGTTTGTACGAATGGCTGGAATAGGTGCGGAAATCCTGTCTGACACGTATGATCACCTTAGGACGCTTTGCAGTAAGGTAATCTTCCGACTTCGGATGAATGGCATAGTTCAACCCGAATTTGTTTACCGGTTGGTCGTTCAGCATCATGATCACCTTTCCGCTAATATCAACGCTTTCGAAATCATTGTAGGTAGCAGAGTAGACCCCGTATCCGACAAATAACAGATGATCGGAACTGATGATAGTATCATGCATTATCATATTCTCATAAGAATAATCTTCCTGATAGTCAAAGTTATCCAAAAAAAAGCATTTATTCCCCTTTTCCCGGACTTTTGCTCCTATGTTCTGTATATAAGATCCGTTATTTCCGGCAGGAATCTTTTTGTCTTTCAGGTATTCTGAAATATAACTGACGGTCAGTTCACCGCCTTTTTCTCCGGTCCCACGCCCTTCAAATTCATCGGAAGCAAGTCTGGCCAAGGTAACTTTCATGTTGGATGAATCGATCAGTGAGGCATAGTGCAAGGCTGTTTTATCCTGACCAAAAACAACTATGGGAACAAGAAGAAATAATATGGAAATAATGTGTGTTTTCATTGGAGATTAAAACGTGAAATTAATATTCAATATTTGATGGTATCCATTTCTTAATGGTTTCCACCGGTATATTTTTTCTAACGGCATAATCAGTCAATTGATCTTCCGTGATCTTTCCCACAGAAAAATAATGACTTTGCGGATGGGCCAATATCAATCCGCTGACCGATGCGGCGGGTATCATTGAAAAGGATTCTGTCAGCTCTATCCCATATTTCCGGGCATTTAACAGATCAAACAATATTTCTTTTTCTGAGTGATCCGGACAGGCAGGGTAACCGTGGGCCGGTCGTATACCGGCATATTTTTCATTAAATAGCTCATCCGGGGAAAATACTTCATTGGGGGCATATCCCCAATATTTATGACGTATCTTAGCATGCATCAGTTCGGTAAAAGCTTCTGCCAGACGATCGGATAAAGTTTTTACCATGATCGCGTTATAATCATCATTGTTCGCTTCGTATTCCTTTACTAATTGGCTGACACCCAAACCGGCCGTTACAGCAAAGGCTCCAATATAATCCTTCAATCCGCTTTCTTTCGGTGCTATAAAATCTGACAGACAAAGATTCGGTTCTCCTTTCCGGAATGTCTGGTTCCTTAAATAATGAAAAATACACTTGATCTCGTCACGTGACTCGTTTGTATATACTTCAATATCGTCTCCGGAAGAATTAGCCGGAAATATGCCGAATACTCCATTGGCTGTAAGCTTTTTTTCAGCGATAATGGTGTCGAGCATCATATTAGCATCATCGTAAAGTTTACGCGCTTCTGTTCCGTTTTCAGGCTGGTCGAATATTTGAGGGA
This window harbors:
- a CDS encoding M28 family peptidase; protein product: MKTHIISILFLLVPIVVFGQDKTALHYASLIDSSNMKVTLARLASDEFEGRGTGEKGGELTVSYISEYLKDKKIPAGNNGSYIQNIGAKVREKGNKCFFLDNFDYQEDYSYENMIMHDTIISSDHLLFVGYGVYSATYNDFESVDISGKVIMMLNDQPVNKFGLNYAIHPKSEDYLTAKRPKVIIRVRQDFRTYSSHSYKQILFRDEKESIPELFVNERLANKILEPTGKTVKQIAYEVEKTGAPPSVKIDKTVIFNGNNRYLDAKANNVIGFIEGSDLKDEYVVISAHHDHDGKPYNTVYNGADDNASGVSSVLEIASVLAKAKKEGKGPRRSVIILFPAAEEKGLYGSQYYAEHPLYPLEKTIACVNIDMVGRVSYDYETRDNNYVYLVNHKTMSGNLTGLVEEINKNSLRLTLDYTYTSPGDIQRYFSRSDQYNFAQKGVPSIMFTSGEHKDYHKPTDDYELIDFNGAWKRTRLAFLLIWELANADKERFEAKKRAVIQDEILIESY